A single genomic interval of uncultured Desulfobulbus sp. harbors:
- a CDS encoding adenosylcobinamide amidohydrolase, producing the protein MRRHPLLTCCLLVLLLGCGLLPQSALSTGHPLAFKDSLGRELALQEPPKRVVCLLSSITDLLVELERTDILVGLTRQDLLSHSRLRIASVGSFFAPDLNAIAACHPDLILAPVSQQQAISRWLEESHLPTKILYFQETSLEEGFARMELIGRLVGREQAAQEIVRRNQEQIELVRKRIKDLAPDKRKRVARVIAGGGKLYCPGDDSFQNEMIDAAGGITPQWHKKGGFVEMDLAAWQGFNPQMIYGCDRNMETVHNMLRLDGWKDVEGARNHAFTQMPCSIACQITPQVGAAVQWLAASFYPELFADSKQAVSANGIREERPIPLDLDYVQSAKVVSHRVNDADFKSLVVRFTRPQAILSTIDGNLDGLQAVGNTYVPMHASLGHMAFGVAQVTTDVAENLGYTRATYSGLMTGANMDNLSVQVQRFKDIEVVALVTAGARGNAQRMSRDEGHAHTLGTINIILLTNCKLASEGMARAIITATEAKTAALLDLDIRSTAHPWAYRATGTGTDSMIVVQGEGPLVRYTGGHGKIGELIAKAVHAGVTEALIGQNGIVAGRGVLQRLDERRLSLEWLSQLYPSPLPQEELARRLEQALADPVVGGFIETALAFSDDAGKGLIVNQQAFDLMCSAVGMHLSDKNDLIPATVNSPNILPPLMAKAFGLVVAGVSTDHFVTKEQ; encoded by the coding sequence ATGCGCCGCCACCCACTGCTTACCTGCTGCCTCCTTGTACTCCTGCTCGGCTGCGGCCTTTTGCCGCAGTCCGCGCTGAGCACCGGGCATCCCCTTGCTTTCAAGGATAGCCTCGGACGGGAGCTCGCCCTGCAAGAGCCCCCTAAGCGTGTTGTCTGCCTGTTGAGCTCCATCACCGATCTCTTGGTCGAACTCGAGCGAACTGATATCCTTGTCGGCCTGACCCGTCAGGATCTGCTCAGCCACAGTCGGTTGCGCATTGCCAGCGTGGGCAGTTTCTTTGCCCCGGACCTCAACGCCATTGCCGCCTGCCATCCCGACCTGATCCTCGCCCCGGTCTCCCAGCAGCAAGCCATTTCGCGCTGGCTGGAAGAATCGCACCTGCCAACCAAGATCCTCTATTTTCAGGAAACCTCCCTGGAGGAGGGATTTGCCCGCATGGAGTTGATCGGGCGCCTGGTTGGCCGTGAACAGGCGGCACAGGAAATCGTCAGGCGTAATCAGGAGCAGATCGAGCTGGTCCGGAAACGCATCAAAGACCTTGCCCCCGACAAACGAAAAAGAGTCGCGCGGGTGATCGCGGGAGGGGGCAAACTGTACTGCCCCGGTGACGATTCCTTTCAAAACGAGATGATCGATGCGGCCGGTGGCATCACGCCCCAGTGGCACAAGAAGGGCGGCTTCGTGGAGATGGATCTCGCCGCCTGGCAAGGCTTCAATCCGCAAATGATCTACGGCTGCGACCGCAACATGGAAACGGTGCACAACATGCTTCGCCTGGATGGCTGGAAGGACGTCGAAGGGGCGCGCAACCATGCCTTTACCCAAATGCCCTGCTCCATTGCCTGCCAGATCACGCCGCAGGTGGGCGCGGCCGTGCAGTGGCTCGCGGCCTCATTCTATCCCGAGCTGTTTGCCGACAGCAAACAGGCAGTCAGCGCAAACGGGATTCGGGAAGAGCGACCAATCCCCCTGGATCTTGACTATGTCCAGTCCGCCAAGGTGGTCAGCCACCGGGTCAACGATGCGGATTTCAAATCCCTGGTGGTTCGCTTCACCCGGCCCCAGGCGATCCTCTCCACCATCGACGGCAACCTCGACGGCCTCCAGGCGGTGGGCAACACCTACGTGCCGATGCACGCGAGCCTTGGCCACATGGCCTTTGGCGTTGCCCAGGTGACCACGGACGTCGCCGAGAACCTCGGCTACACACGGGCAACCTACTCCGGCCTCATGACCGGTGCCAACATGGACAACCTCTCCGTGCAGGTGCAGCGGTTCAAGGATATCGAGGTCGTCGCCCTGGTAACGGCAGGCGCACGCGGCAATGCGCAGCGGATGTCCAGGGACGAGGGCCATGCGCACACCCTGGGCACGATCAACATCATCCTCCTCACCAACTGCAAACTGGCTTCCGAGGGTATGGCCCGGGCGATCATCACCGCCACTGAGGCCAAGACCGCGGCCTTACTCGATCTCGACATCCGCAGTACGGCCCATCCCTGGGCGTACCGCGCCACCGGTACAGGTACCGATTCGATGATCGTGGTTCAGGGTGAAGGCCCGCTGGTCCGCTATACCGGCGGTCACGGCAAGATCGGAGAACTGATTGCCAAGGCAGTGCATGCCGGGGTGACCGAGGCTCTGATCGGCCAGAACGGCATCGTGGCCGGGCGTGGTGTGCTGCAGCGGCTTGACGAACGAAGACTGAGCCTGGAATGGCTGTCGCAGCTCTATCCCTCTCCCCTTCCCCAGGAGGAACTGGCGCGCCGGCTTGAACAGGCCCTGGCCGACCCGGTCGTTGGCGGATTCATCGAGACTGCCCTTGCGTTCAGTGACGATGCCGGCAAGGGGCTGATCGTGAACCAACAGGCCTTTGACCTGATGTGCTCGGCTGTGGGAATGCATCTCTCTGACAAGAACGACCTTATCCCGGCAACCGTCAACTCCCCCAACATCCTCCCACCACTCATGGCCAAGGCCTTTGGCCTTGTGGTGGCCGGGGTCAGCACCGATCATTTTGTCACCAAGGAGCAATAA
- a CDS encoding DUF4019 domain-containing protein, with translation MQALFTVLLSVFLLSIHPLSLSAATAPPKAQVTAAAESWLQLIDAGDFAKSWQTASVFFRNAVSQANWSNALQASRSPLGALEQRTLTSVQEATALPGAPDGHYCILSFTTAFALKKQATETLTFTEEADGQWRSAGYFIK, from the coding sequence ATGCAAGCGTTGTTCACTGTTCTTCTTTCGGTGTTTTTGTTGAGTATTCACCCGCTCTCCCTGAGCGCGGCCACTGCACCGCCAAAGGCGCAGGTCACTGCTGCGGCGGAATCCTGGCTGCAGCTGATCGATGCGGGAGATTTTGCGAAAAGCTGGCAGACCGCCTCGGTTTTCTTCCGTAACGCGGTCTCGCAAGCCAACTGGAGCAACGCACTGCAGGCCAGCCGCAGCCCCCTTGGCGCACTGGAACAACGAACGCTCACCTCTGTTCAGGAGGCGACCGCTCTCCCGGGAGCTCCTGACGGCCACTACTGCATCCTGAGTTTCACCACCGCCTTTGCCCTCAAAAAGCAGGCAACGGAAACGCTGACTTTCACCGAGGAAGCGGATGGTCAATGGCGCTCTGCCGGATACTTTATCAAATAA
- a CDS encoding DUF3450 domain-containing protein, with protein sequence MAFLRTSLALCLLFSFSAKTAGAQPTETERRVEQPLRQAIDTSQSAQKTVDQWRGDRERLTARYELLEQEIKQLKERNDELQTAVDATRERLAQKKQQLGEIERITGEITPFLEELYTKLAVAQQQGPPFLLQERQDRLEKLQVLINDPGVSVGEKYRRLMEGLMVEAEYGTTTEVYQDHIDLQGQPTLVDVFRLGRLNLFYLTLDQEHCGFYNEAERTWQPLDESFLRPLKSAVAMAAKRQPVEMVSLPLGRMVQP encoded by the coding sequence GTGGCTTTTCTTCGAACATCGCTCGCCCTCTGCCTCCTGTTTTCGTTTTCTGCGAAAACCGCAGGCGCCCAACCCACCGAAACCGAGCGCCGGGTGGAGCAGCCGCTTCGCCAGGCCATCGATACCAGCCAATCCGCACAGAAAACTGTTGATCAGTGGCGGGGAGACCGTGAGCGGTTGACAGCCCGCTACGAACTCCTGGAGCAGGAGATCAAACAGCTCAAGGAGCGCAACGACGAGTTGCAGACCGCGGTGGATGCCACTCGAGAACGCCTTGCCCAGAAAAAGCAGCAACTCGGTGAAATTGAACGAATCACCGGGGAAATCACCCCCTTTCTTGAAGAACTCTATACGAAACTTGCAGTGGCCCAGCAGCAAGGCCCTCCTTTTCTTCTTCAGGAACGGCAGGACCGGCTCGAAAAACTGCAGGTATTGATCAATGATCCCGGTGTCAGTGTCGGGGAAAAGTACCGTCGCCTGATGGAAGGGCTCATGGTGGAGGCCGAATACGGCACCACCACCGAGGTCTATCAGGATCACATCGACCTTCAGGGGCAACCGACCCTAGTGGACGTCTTTCGTCTCGGGAGGCTGAACCTGTTCTATCTCACCCTGGATCAGGAGCACTGCGGCTTCTACAACGAGGCCGAGCGCACCTGGCAGCCGCTGGATGAATCCTTCCTTCGTCCCCTCAAATCGGCGGTGGCCATGGCCGCCAAACGCCAGCCCGTGGAAATGGTCAGCCTGCCGCTGGGAAGGATGGTGCAGCCATGA
- a CDS encoding cobaltochelatase subunit CobN — MRRFPVFILLVFLFAWAGIAQAAKVAILEIDMNGYQLQRAIDALDLPPSIETRFFTLADLENTPQAKSFVGESSVVLVNVMSGDLSDYLIRHQLVEGRKVYAINHASDQEELEKKGFLFDRQIMAYHHHTSQANLINMVRLVVNRHIDQNVSYQPLQPQPEICLHHPESPTNFTNLSDYRSWYEKRPGYRPGQPRVAILLYNNSLKVGLVEAVDSMIRKLEAGGLSVYPCFGPLPKVLKEYLAPVGGKAQVDLVLAFTLKFASAINDDIKKALIELNVPLFNVINPYAETVEEWRKSPVGITPLATAWAVATPEFSGAIEPTVLLGKKKVSDPATGRDLFVGETVDECIEFLIPRLHNWAALQRMPNRDKKVAILYYNHSQGKQNIAAAYLNVFRSLQTILARMQAEGYKIDQADRFSEEQIQDMILTSGRNIGSWAPGELDNLLASGGVEQVSLEEYTTWFNRLPEPFKKPVIAQWGQPKDCAIMTKEGHLVFPMVKLGNVVLLPEPARGWTDDPLKLYHDTTLYPHHQYIAAYLWLKEKFHADAMIHLGTHATYEWLPGKQAGLAPSDPPEIMLGAIPNIYPYIVDDVGEGIEAKRRGRGVIIDHLTPPMKEADLHHEYKQIHDLYHQYEIAHAKGAVTAEEYMKQIFQLVEKTGMAKDLGLKTLDEAAMEKIHLYLHEIDDNSLPYGLHTFGKAYSDDATVSTLALIEKQNPQADPGQIKKDLVDSPPREMDNLIRALQGEYVPAGEGNDPLRNLAAIPTGKNFYGFSPAKVPSKAAWTIGKRAADEMIRAKMEKEGHYPEKVGLVLWATETTRNEGVNESTALALMGVEPVWDATDRVIGSRVIPGKQLGRPRIDVLINPSGLYRDMFPEKLFFLDEAVQKALAQTDIENFLARNQATIKAALMAKGMSEQEAEAQSRFRIFTEAVGSYGNGVEEMVGASGLWDSDESISNIYLNRVQFAVGQGKWAVPVKETFTENLRGVDTAVHSRSTNVIGIIDTDDFFMYLGGMSLAVKNVRGKAPDTLVTMHRKKNELMVEDVTKTIGREMRTRYLNPQWIEGMKRDNYGGARQMADFAENLWGWQVTVRDAVSADKWQEVFEVYVEDKYGMDLAEFFDMNSPWAYQSMTARMLETVRKGYWQPAEEVTKKLAAEYATNVIRRGVACCDHTCNNPMLNQMVVNIISMPGVLSPKMVEQFKLAIEQMAKKTLEQQTADRAQLIAKLNEVPAGEQQKQVNDQQQAQSEQAAEQPQPQPDKEAKAPEEGQKAENVQGYKMEEIQTKDESTELSSSGIQWAASVFVLVILALFVWGSRRRK, encoded by the coding sequence ATGCGCCGATTCCCAGTATTCATCCTGCTTGTTTTCCTCTTTGCCTGGGCAGGTATTGCCCAGGCCGCCAAGGTCGCCATTCTTGAAATCGACATGAACGGCTACCAGCTGCAACGGGCCATCGATGCTCTGGACCTGCCGCCCAGTATCGAGACCCGTTTTTTCACCCTGGCCGACTTGGAAAACACACCTCAGGCCAAGTCCTTTGTCGGTGAGTCATCCGTCGTGCTTGTCAACGTGATGTCCGGCGATCTTTCCGACTACCTGATCAGGCATCAGCTGGTAGAGGGACGAAAGGTCTACGCGATCAACCACGCAAGCGACCAGGAGGAACTGGAGAAAAAGGGGTTTCTCTTTGACAGGCAGATCATGGCCTACCACCATCACACCAGCCAGGCCAACCTGATCAACATGGTGCGCCTAGTGGTCAATCGCCATATCGACCAAAATGTCAGCTATCAACCGCTCCAACCGCAGCCGGAGATCTGCCTCCATCACCCGGAAAGTCCCACCAATTTCACCAACCTGAGCGATTACCGAAGTTGGTATGAAAAGCGTCCGGGCTACAGGCCGGGTCAGCCGCGGGTGGCCATTCTCCTCTACAACAATTCCCTCAAGGTCGGCCTGGTTGAGGCGGTGGACAGCATGATCCGCAAGCTCGAGGCTGGCGGTTTGTCGGTCTATCCCTGCTTCGGCCCGCTGCCCAAGGTATTGAAAGAGTACCTTGCTCCGGTTGGGGGCAAGGCGCAGGTGGACCTGGTGTTGGCCTTTACCCTCAAATTCGCCTCCGCGATCAACGACGATATCAAAAAGGCTCTGATCGAACTCAACGTACCGCTGTTCAATGTGATCAATCCCTATGCGGAAACCGTTGAGGAGTGGCGCAAGAGTCCGGTGGGCATCACTCCGCTGGCTACGGCCTGGGCCGTGGCCACGCCCGAGTTTTCCGGTGCCATCGAACCCACGGTCCTGCTCGGTAAAAAAAAGGTGAGCGACCCGGCCACTGGACGCGACCTCTTTGTCGGCGAAACCGTGGACGAGTGCATCGAGTTCCTCATCCCCCGCTTGCACAACTGGGCAGCACTGCAACGCATGCCCAACCGCGACAAGAAGGTGGCCATCCTCTACTACAACCATAGCCAGGGCAAGCAGAACATCGCCGCCGCCTACCTCAATGTGTTCCGTAGCCTGCAGACCATCCTCGCGCGGATGCAGGCCGAGGGCTATAAAATCGATCAGGCGGATCGATTCAGCGAGGAACAGATCCAAGACATGATCCTGACCAGCGGCCGCAACATCGGCTCCTGGGCACCGGGCGAACTGGACAACCTCCTCGCTTCCGGCGGGGTGGAACAGGTCAGCCTTGAGGAATACACCACCTGGTTCAACCGCTTGCCCGAACCCTTCAAGAAGCCGGTCATCGCCCAGTGGGGCCAACCCAAGGACTGCGCCATCATGACCAAGGAGGGCCACCTGGTCTTTCCCATGGTCAAGCTGGGCAACGTGGTCCTTTTGCCGGAACCGGCACGCGGCTGGACCGACGATCCCCTCAAGCTCTACCACGACACCACCCTCTACCCGCACCACCAGTACATCGCCGCCTATCTCTGGCTCAAGGAAAAATTCCACGCCGACGCCATGATCCATCTCGGCACCCACGCCACCTACGAGTGGCTCCCGGGCAAGCAGGCCGGTCTGGCACCTTCGGATCCGCCGGAGATCATGCTCGGCGCCATTCCCAACATCTACCCCTATATCGTTGACGACGTCGGCGAGGGCATCGAGGCCAAACGGCGCGGCCGCGGGGTCATCATCGACCACCTCACCCCGCCGATGAAGGAGGCGGACCTGCACCACGAGTACAAACAGATCCACGACCTCTATCATCAATACGAAATCGCCCATGCCAAGGGTGCGGTGACCGCGGAAGAGTACATGAAGCAGATCTTCCAGCTGGTGGAAAAGACCGGCATGGCCAAGGATCTGGGGCTGAAGACCCTGGACGAGGCGGCCATGGAGAAGATCCACCTCTATCTCCACGAGATCGACGACAACTCCCTGCCCTACGGCCTGCACACCTTTGGCAAGGCCTACAGCGACGATGCCACCGTCTCCACCCTGGCCTTGATTGAAAAACAAAATCCCCAGGCAGACCCGGGCCAGATCAAAAAGGACCTGGTCGACTCGCCGCCACGGGAGATGGACAACCTGATCCGGGCGCTTCAGGGCGAGTACGTTCCCGCAGGCGAGGGCAACGATCCCCTGCGCAACCTGGCCGCCATCCCCACGGGCAAGAACTTCTACGGCTTTTCCCCGGCCAAGGTGCCCTCCAAGGCAGCCTGGACCATCGGCAAACGGGCCGCGGATGAGATGATCCGCGCCAAGATGGAGAAGGAAGGCCATTATCCGGAAAAAGTCGGCTTAGTGCTCTGGGCCACCGAAACCACCCGCAACGAGGGAGTCAACGAGTCCACCGCCCTTGCCCTCATGGGGGTGGAACCGGTCTGGGACGCCACCGACCGGGTCATCGGCAGCCGGGTCATTCCCGGCAAACAACTGGGGCGTCCACGGATCGACGTGCTCATCAATCCCTCGGGGCTCTACCGCGATATGTTCCCGGAAAAACTGTTCTTCCTCGACGAGGCAGTACAGAAGGCCCTGGCCCAGACCGATATCGAAAACTTCCTCGCCCGCAACCAGGCCACAATCAAGGCCGCCCTCATGGCCAAGGGGATGAGTGAGCAGGAGGCAGAGGCCCAGTCGCGGTTCCGCATCTTCACCGAAGCGGTCGGCTCCTACGGCAACGGCGTGGAGGAGATGGTCGGCGCCTCCGGGCTGTGGGACTCGGATGAGTCGATCAGCAACATCTATCTCAACCGGGTCCAGTTCGCCGTCGGCCAGGGCAAGTGGGCCGTGCCGGTGAAGGAGACCTTCACCGAGAACCTGCGCGGGGTGGATACCGCGGTCCACTCCCGTTCCACCAACGTGATCGGTATCATCGATACCGACGACTTCTTCATGTACCTGGGCGGCATGTCCCTAGCAGTCAAAAATGTGCGCGGCAAGGCGCCGGATACCCTGGTGACAATGCACCGCAAGAAGAACGAGCTGATGGTGGAGGACGTGACCAAGACTATCGGCCGGGAGATGCGCACCCGCTATCTCAATCCCCAGTGGATCGAGGGGATGAAGCGCGACAACTACGGCGGTGCGCGGCAGATGGCCGACTTTGCCGAAAACCTCTGGGGCTGGCAGGTCACGGTCCGGGATGCGGTGAGTGCGGACAAGTGGCAGGAGGTCTTTGAGGTCTATGTCGAGGACAAGTACGGGATGGATTTGGCCGAATTCTTCGACATGAATTCCCCCTGGGCCTATCAGTCCATGACCGCTCGCATGCTGGAAACTGTGCGCAAGGGTTACTGGCAACCGGCCGAGGAGGTCACCAAAAAACTGGCGGCGGAATATGCGACCAATGTCATTCGCCGTGGCGTGGCCTGCTGCGACCATACCTGCAACAACCCCATGCTCAACCAGATGGTGGTCAACATCATCTCCATGCCCGGGGTGCTCAGCCCGAAGATGGTGGAGCAGTTCAAGCTGGCCATCGAACAGATGGCCAAGAAGACGCTGGAGCAGCAGACCGCCGACCGGGCACAGCTCATTGCCAAGCTCAATGAGGTGCCTGCTGGTGAGCAACAAAAGCAGGTGAACGACCAGCAGCAGGCGCAAAGCGAACAGGCGGCAGAACAGCCGCAACCGCAGCCGGACAAAGAGGCCAAAGCTCCCGAAGAGGGCCAGAAGGCGGAGAATGTCCAGGGCTACAAGATGGAAGAGATTCAGACCAAGGATGAGTCCACCGAGCTGAGTTCCTCGGGCATTCAGTGGGCGGCGAGCGTGTTTGTGCTGGTGATCCTGGCGCTCTTTGTCTGGGGTTCGCGACGGAGAAAATGA